In one window of Chryseobacterium viscerum DNA:
- a CDS encoding bacteriocin-like protein, translating into MKNLKKLTKSDLKSVYGGEPKKYCTFCEWANKVICSDIPIVQCP; encoded by the coding sequence ATGAAAAATTTAAAGAAACTGACGAAGTCAGATTTGAAGTCAGTGTACGGAGGAGAGCCTAAAAAATACTGTACGTTTTGCGAGTGGGCAAATAAAGTAATTTGCAGTGATATTCCAATCGTTCAGTGCCCGTAA
- the uvrA gene encoding excinuclease ABC subunit UvrA, which translates to MSKSTEYIEVYGAREHNLKNINVKIPRNELVVITGLSGSGKSSLAFDTIFAEGQRRYIETFSAYARQFLGGLERPDVDKIEGLSPVIAIEQKTTNKNPRSTVGTVTELYDFLRLLYARVSDAYSLSTGQKLVSYTEDQILETIKENYKKEKIMLLAPVVRSRKGHYHELFVQMAKKGYGQARIDGELQDIEYDLKLDRYKTHDIDIVIDRWIIGESASEGRMEKSLRTAMEMGEGIIGIQKLESKDIEYFSKNLMDAETGHSLALPEPNTFSFNSPKGSCPDCKGLGTIKKINTDYFIDNPKLSINQGGLLPLEDIKSNKWILSQIKNILEIFGLGLTTPLQDIPEEALDYIYNGCHKEFNKDLKYAGITKKIKIGFDGLIAFMEEIIEERESYEAILLERHFTTEETCPECHGTRLQPSSLSFKIDGKNIAEINGLSLADLKDWLADVRDKFSEKNKIIAHEILKEIETRLQFLLDVGLDYLSLSRSSKTLSGGESQRIRLATQIGSQLVNVLYILDEPSIGLHQRDNERLIHSLKNLRDIGNSVLVVEHDKDMILEADEVLDIGPRAGKFGGEILWQGKPKDLLKADTITAQYINGKRKIAIPEERRAGSGKNIVLKGATGNNLKNVTLDVPLGKLVVVTGISGSGKSSLINGTLYPILNKHFYRAVQEPLPYKKIEGLENIDKIVDVDQTPIGRTPRSNPATYTGMFTDIRNLFAELPESKIRGYKPGRFSFNVKGGRCETCQGGGLKVIEMNFLPDVYVHCETCNGKRFNRETLEVRYKGKSISDVLDMTIDEAVDFFQPIPKIFAKVKTLQDVGLGYITLGQQSTTLSGGEAQRIKLATELAKRQTGNTLYILDEPTTGLHFEDVKILMEAINQLVELGNSFIIIEHNMDVIKLADHIIDVGPEGGKHGGQIVAQGTPEEIVKSKKSLTGKFLKRELE; encoded by the coding sequence ATGAGCAAATCAACAGAATATATAGAAGTTTACGGAGCACGTGAACACAACCTTAAAAATATTAATGTTAAAATTCCACGCAACGAATTGGTCGTTATTACCGGCCTTTCCGGAAGTGGGAAATCCTCATTGGCTTTTGACACCATTTTTGCAGAAGGCCAGCGTCGTTATATCGAAACATTCTCTGCCTATGCACGTCAGTTTCTGGGGGGATTGGAACGTCCTGATGTAGATAAAATAGAAGGACTTTCACCCGTTATCGCCATTGAACAGAAAACAACCAATAAAAATCCTCGTTCTACCGTAGGAACTGTGACAGAACTGTACGATTTTCTTCGTCTTTTGTATGCAAGAGTTTCGGATGCTTACTCTTTGTCTACCGGGCAGAAGCTGGTGAGCTATACCGAAGACCAGATCCTGGAAACCATCAAAGAAAACTATAAAAAAGAGAAAATTATGCTTTTGGCGCCGGTAGTGCGTTCCAGAAAAGGTCATTATCATGAACTTTTTGTACAGATGGCTAAAAAAGGCTACGGACAGGCAAGAATTGATGGAGAATTACAGGATATTGAATATGATTTAAAACTTGACCGTTATAAAACCCACGATATCGATATCGTTATTGACCGTTGGATTATAGGGGAGAGTGCCTCAGAAGGCAGAATGGAAAAATCATTGCGTACTGCAATGGAAATGGGGGAAGGAATTATCGGAATTCAGAAACTGGAAAGCAAAGACATTGAGTACTTTTCCAAAAACCTGATGGATGCAGAAACAGGACACTCTTTGGCTCTGCCGGAACCAAATACTTTCTCATTCAACTCCCCGAAAGGAAGCTGCCCAGACTGTAAAGGATTGGGAACAATCAAAAAAATCAATACAGATTATTTCATAGACAATCCCAAACTGTCAATCAATCAGGGAGGATTATTACCATTGGAAGATATCAAATCTAACAAATGGATTCTTTCCCAAATCAAAAATATTCTTGAGATTTTCGGACTGGGATTAACAACGCCTTTGCAGGATATTCCTGAAGAAGCATTGGATTATATCTACAACGGATGCCATAAAGAATTCAATAAAGACCTGAAATACGCAGGAATTACCAAGAAAATAAAAATTGGTTTTGATGGTCTGATTGCTTTCATGGAAGAAATTATTGAGGAAAGAGAATCTTACGAAGCTATTTTGCTGGAAAGACACTTCACAACAGAAGAAACCTGCCCGGAATGTCATGGAACACGTCTTCAGCCTTCAAGTTTAAGTTTTAAAATTGACGGAAAAAATATTGCTGAGATCAATGGTTTAAGCTTAGCAGACTTAAAAGACTGGTTGGCTGATGTTAGAGATAAATTCTCGGAAAAAAATAAAATTATTGCTCATGAGATCTTAAAAGAGATTGAAACCAGACTTCAGTTTTTGCTGGATGTAGGATTGGATTATTTAAGTTTGAGCAGAAGTTCAAAAACCCTTTCAGGAGGAGAATCACAGAGAATCCGTCTGGCGACACAGATCGGATCTCAGTTAGTCAATGTCTTATATATTCTTGATGAGCCGAGTATTGGTCTTCACCAGAGAGATAACGAAAGGCTGATTCATTCCCTGAAAAACCTTAGAGATATCGGAAACTCTGTATTGGTGGTAGAGCATGATAAAGACATGATTCTTGAAGCCGATGAGGTATTGGATATTGGCCCGAGAGCCGGAAAATTCGGTGGAGAAATCCTTTGGCAGGGAAAACCAAAAGATTTGTTGAAAGCAGATACCATCACTGCTCAATACATTAACGGAAAAAGAAAAATTGCAATTCCTGAAGAAAGAAGAGCAGGAAGTGGTAAAAATATTGTTTTAAAAGGAGCTACAGGAAACAACCTTAAAAATGTAACCCTTGATGTTCCTCTTGGAAAACTGGTAGTAGTAACCGGAATTTCAGGAAGCGGAAAATCCTCTTTGATTAATGGGACATTATATCCGATCCTTAACAAACATTTCTACAGAGCAGTTCAGGAACCTTTGCCTTATAAAAAGATTGAAGGGTTAGAGAATATTGATAAAATTGTAGACGTAGATCAGACTCCAATCGGAAGAACGCCGCGTTCTAATCCTGCTACCTATACAGGAATGTTTACCGATATCAGAAACCTTTTTGCTGAGCTTCCGGAAAGTAAAATCCGTGGTTATAAGCCGGGAAGATTCTCTTTCAATGTAAAAGGTGGAAGATGCGAAACCTGTCAGGGTGGTGGATTGAAAGTAATCGAAATGAACTTCCTTCCGGATGTATATGTACATTGCGAAACATGTAACGGAAAACGCTTCAACAGGGAAACCCTTGAAGTTCGCTACAAAGGAAAATCAATCTCTGATGTTCTGGATATGACCATTGATGAAGCGGTAGACTTCTTCCAGCCGATTCCTAAGATTTTTGCAAAAGTAAAAACGCTGCAGGATGTAGGATTAGGATATATTACCTTGGGACAGCAGTCGACAACACTTTCAGGAGGTGAAGCACAACGTATCAAGCTAGCCACCGAACTGGCGAAAAGACAAACCGGAAATACTCTTTATATTCTTGATGAACCAACAACAGGACTGCATTTTGAAGATGTGAAAATCCTGATGGAAGCCATCAACCAGCTGGTAGAACTTGGAAACTCGTTCATTATCATCGAACATAATATGGATGTAATCAAATTAGCAGACCATATCATCGACGTTGGACCAGAAGGAGGAAAGCATGGCGGACAGATCGTAGCACAAGGTACTCCTGAAGAAATTGTGAAGTCTAAGAAAAGCTTGACAGGGAAGTTCTTGAAGAGGGAACTGGAGTAA
- a CDS encoding DUF421 domain-containing protein — translation MDTILNVAVRSLCVYLFMVIAIRLFGKNQLSQLNAGDVVLLLLISNAVQNAMVGPDTSLQGGIIAALVLFAANFILKRIMFSSRSFQTFMEDEPVILIRDGVADQAALNRVKITESELEEAIREHGIENINNVKLSVLEVDGNISVVSQDEKSKQTHYSRIKRKMKRKYH, via the coding sequence GTGGATACTATTCTTAACGTTGCTGTCCGTTCCCTCTGCGTTTACCTTTTCATGGTAATTGCTATTCGTTTATTTGGTAAAAACCAGCTTTCCCAGCTCAACGCAGGGGATGTTGTATTGTTGTTATTAATTTCAAATGCTGTCCAGAATGCGATGGTAGGCCCTGATACCTCTCTTCAGGGAGGAATTATTGCGGCATTGGTTTTGTTTGCTGCTAATTTTATTTTAAAAAGGATCATGTTCTCCAGCCGTTCCTTTCAGACTTTTATGGAAGATGAACCGGTAATTCTTATCAGAGATGGAGTTGCGGATCAGGCAGCCCTGAATCGTGTAAAAATTACAGAAAGTGAATTGGAAGAAGCCATAAGAGAACATGGGATTGAAAACATAAACAATGTAAAACTCTCCGTTCTGGAAGTTGATGGGAATATCAGTGTTGTTTCCCAGGACGAGAAGAGTAAGCAGACCCACTATTCAAGAATTAAAAGAAAAATGAAAAGAAAATACCATTAA
- a CDS encoding leucine-rich repeat domain-containing protein: MNKPNDIRDFEILNKIELTETNSLVFDIREKEKKNIYKLDKNGNVIALNLCNNGFDKIQGLILFPDLEELYLNGNQLEYLFIRDFFPNLKVLHISDNLLNDDSIDFYYLDNLEELYLNNNKLTKIPQSTYFPNLKVLSLAHNNIVKIYSNSFLVLEELLLNGNKLDKIEGLQAFPNLKRLDLQSNKIEKVQDLMPQLLERLNLNFNQIIEIENIEHLLNLKSLSFSHNLIKKIDELSNLQLYNLDLSGNNIEIIENLTNLENLKFLNLSFNKISKISGLNKLLNLKFINLHSNKINTIEGLDKLTDLSALFLGNNEIYELKGLSKLKNLHGLYLNRNLITRIEKIENLKSLSNLDLQSNRINKIDGISELKDLVFFNISHNLIEDLKDCEELLNSNVKELKIENNPFIEKNNIILDKNENHYDIIINEIKKYQATKIEIALPLKICLLGNHASGKSTFLNFFFTNKAKNDNSTHILDIRAFKSKKTENLPEAIFYDFGGQDYYHGIYKAFLTQTSTNLLFWNKSTDINELKLDSKGQKNINFNKKYWLGQINYIEELEGESSDNKNIYQIQTHSDIHPQEILQNKNTKRFIYLSFEEKSLHKDSYKLILQSFKEEISEIISNRPQKEISNDEYELYKFIINNKKINEVDIKDLLIHYNKSEDEINLLQAELDQLSKRGVILYYKNCKSLQNVAWLQPTKTVAEIYKVFNESILRRYQGEIPKEIFEKKIDNPNLLELLKYNKVIFLDEKSLPIRYIVPGYLQSTTDEGDDYFIFGDFNNFNFIFKFENFIPFGFINQLICKYGGKYEAKSFRKDQLIFTTQEKDVKVLIRLDFRKLLIKVGVISKVENKISKIEKKIFHEILLTYWAIDMDFSNNDFNYDISNYQKNFLSDNTDASNMDFNEKREYIKNLDMYTFVRSQSLKNNIAPEDMYLSVDSKNFVHYHTLENENLITSSISSYSLKENGDLIKNENSIPTIQFQNFSNNKNIKNMKKVFISYSHEDVIEKQRLMTFLKPLERSGKINIWQDLKLQAGVKVQQEILDKLDEADIIIMLVSQDFIGSDFIYDHELQNAMKKRIQNKVKILPIMISDCTIFDLDLYIDNDEDQKVKMGDYYFVPQDEKNNIKPIRLWKSHLQDSAWKKVYEALKKLIE, encoded by the coding sequence ATGAATAAACCTAATGATATTAGAGATTTTGAAATTTTAAATAAAATAGAATTAACTGAGACGAATAGCCTTGTTTTTGATATTCGTGAAAAAGAAAAGAAAAATATTTATAAACTTGACAAAAATGGAAATGTTATTGCATTAAATTTATGTAATAACGGATTTGATAAAATTCAAGGACTAATTTTATTTCCTGATTTAGAGGAATTATACCTAAATGGAAACCAATTAGAATATTTATTTATTAGAGACTTTTTTCCTAATTTGAAGGTTTTGCATATTTCAGATAATTTATTAAATGATGATAGTATAGATTTTTATTATCTTGATAATTTAGAAGAACTTTATTTGAATAATAATAAACTAACTAAAATTCCCCAGTCTACATATTTTCCTAATCTAAAAGTTTTATCTCTTGCACACAATAATATTGTAAAGATTTACTCAAATTCATTTTTAGTATTGGAAGAATTACTTCTAAATGGAAATAAACTAGACAAAATTGAGGGACTACAAGCTTTCCCAAATTTAAAAAGATTAGATCTTCAATCTAATAAAATTGAGAAAGTACAAGATTTGATGCCTCAATTATTAGAAAGATTAAACTTAAATTTTAATCAAATTATTGAGATAGAGAATATTGAGCATCTTCTTAATTTAAAATCATTATCATTTAGTCATAATTTGATCAAAAAAATAGATGAATTATCAAATTTACAATTGTATAACTTGGATTTATCAGGTAATAATATTGAAATTATTGAGAATTTAACAAATTTAGAAAATCTTAAATTTCTTAATTTATCTTTTAATAAAATTAGTAAAATTAGTGGGTTGAATAAATTGCTAAATCTCAAGTTTATTAACTTACATAGCAATAAAATTAATACAATTGAAGGTTTAGACAAATTGACAGATCTTTCTGCTTTATTTTTAGGGAATAATGAAATTTATGAATTGAAGGGATTAAGTAAACTTAAAAATTTGCATGGATTATATCTCAATAGAAATTTAATAACAAGAATAGAAAAAATAGAAAACTTGAAAAGCTTATCTAACTTGGATTTACAATCAAATAGAATAAATAAAATTGATGGTATTTCTGAACTAAAAGATCTTGTTTTTTTCAATATTTCACATAACTTGATTGAAGATCTGAAAGATTGTGAAGAGCTTTTAAATAGTAATGTAAAAGAGCTAAAGATAGAAAATAATCCTTTTATTGAAAAAAATAATATAATTCTTGACAAGAATGAAAATCATTACGACATAATTATTAATGAAATTAAAAAATATCAAGCAACAAAAATTGAAATTGCTCTTCCTTTGAAAATTTGCTTATTAGGAAATCATGCTTCTGGTAAATCTACATTTTTAAATTTTTTTTTTACAAATAAAGCTAAAAATGATAACTCTACTCATATTCTAGATATTCGTGCTTTTAAATCAAAAAAAACAGAGAATTTGCCTGAAGCTATTTTTTATGACTTCGGAGGGCAAGATTACTATCATGGAATTTACAAGGCATTTCTTACCCAAACTTCTACTAATTTATTGTTTTGGAATAAAAGTACTGACATAAATGAATTAAAACTAGATTCAAAAGGACAAAAAAATATAAATTTTAATAAAAAATATTGGCTAGGACAGATTAACTATATAGAAGAATTAGAAGGGGAATCATCTGATAATAAAAATATTTATCAAATTCAAACTCATTCAGATATACATCCACAAGAAATATTACAAAATAAAAATACAAAGAGATTCATTTATTTGAGCTTTGAAGAAAAAAGTTTACATAAAGACAGTTATAAACTAATATTACAAAGCTTTAAAGAAGAAATTTCAGAAATCATTAGTAATCGTCCACAAAAAGAAATATCCAATGACGAATATGAACTATATAAATTTATAATAAATAATAAAAAAATAAATGAAGTTGATATTAAAGATCTTTTAATTCATTACAATAAAAGCGAGGATGAAATCAACCTTTTACAAGCAGAATTAGATCAGCTTTCTAAGCGGGGGGTAATACTTTACTATAAAAACTGCAAAAGTTTACAAAATGTTGCTTGGTTGCAGCCAACAAAAACCGTAGCTGAAATTTATAAAGTTTTTAATGAAAGTATATTGAGAAGATATCAAGGCGAAATACCAAAAGAGATTTTTGAAAAGAAAATTGATAATCCCAATTTATTAGAATTATTAAAATACAATAAAGTTATTTTTTTGGATGAAAAGTCTTTACCAATAAGATATATTGTACCTGGTTATTTACAATCAACTACAGATGAAGGAGACGATTATTTTATTTTTGGTGATTTTAATAATTTTAATTTCATTTTTAAATTCGAAAACTTTATTCCTTTTGGTTTTATAAATCAATTAATCTGTAAGTATGGAGGAAAGTATGAAGCAAAATCATTTAGAAAAGATCAATTAATTTTTACAACCCAAGAAAAAGATGTTAAAGTCTTAATTCGACTTGATTTTAGAAAACTTCTTATTAAAGTTGGTGTAATATCTAAAGTAGAAAATAAAATATCTAAAATTGAAAAGAAAATTTTTCATGAAATTCTATTAACTTATTGGGCAATAGATATGGATTTTAGTAATAATGATTTTAATTATGATATAAGTAATTACCAAAAGAATTTTTTATCTGATAATACTGATGCCTCAAATATGGATTTTAATGAGAAGAGGGAATACATTAAAAACTTGGATATGTACACTTTCGTTCGCAGTCAATCTCTAAAAAATAATATAGCACCTGAAGATATGTATTTGTCAGTTGATAGTAAAAACTTTGTACATTATCACACGCTAGAAAATGAGAATTTAATCACCTCAAGTATTTCCTCATATAGCTTAAAAGAAAATGGCGATTTAATTAAAAATGAAAATTCAATTCCTACAATTCAATTTCAAAATTTTAGCAATAATAAAAATATAAAAAATATGAAGAAAGTTTTTATTTCTTACAGTCATGAAGATGTTATTGAAAAACAAAGGTTAATGACTTTTTTAAAGCCTTTAGAAAGAAGTGGAAAAATAAATATTTGGCAAGATTTAAAATTGCAAGCTGGTGTAAAAGTTCAGCAAGAAATTTTGGATAAATTAGATGAAGCAGATATTATAATTATGTTGGTAAGTCAGGATTTTATTGGTTCAGATTTTATTTATGACCATGAACTTCAAAATGCAATGAAAAAAAGAATACAAAATAAAGTGAAAATATTACCCATTATGATTTCTGATTGTACAATATTTGACCTCGATTTATATATTGATAATGATGAAGATCAAAAAGTAAAAATGGGTGATTACTATTTTGTTCCGCAAGATGAGAAAAATAATATCAAACCAATTAGATTATGGAAATCTCATCTTCAAGATAGTGCTTGGAAAAAAGTTTATGAAGCGCTAAAAAAACTGATAGAATAA
- a CDS encoding GNAT family N-acetyltransferase, giving the protein MNYELREMLPNDEARVLEIFRQGVDSGIATLETEVPTAEAWSMEYFNDCRWVLENENNEVIGWCALKPISKRESFKGVAEVSIYFDKEYQGKGLGSILLKKIILDSEDHGFWTLQTNIFSENEMAIKSHQKNGFRVVGVRKKIGKLNGEWKDLVLMEKRSEII; this is encoded by the coding sequence ATGAATTACGAATTAAGAGAAATGCTTCCCAATGACGAAGCCAGAGTACTGGAGATCTTCCGGCAGGGAGTAGACAGTGGAATTGCTACTTTGGAAACGGAAGTTCCTACAGCCGAAGCCTGGAGCATGGAATATTTCAACGATTGCCGCTGGGTACTTGAAAATGAAAATAATGAAGTAATAGGATGGTGCGCCCTGAAACCAATCAGCAAAAGAGAAAGTTTTAAAGGAGTTGCAGAAGTAAGCATTTATTTTGATAAAGAATACCAGGGGAAAGGATTGGGTTCCATTTTGCTTAAAAAGATAATTTTGGACAGCGAAGACCACGGATTCTGGACATTGCAGACCAATATCTTCTCCGAAAATGAAATGGCCATTAAATCTCACCAGAAAAACGGTTTCAGAGTAGTGGGAGTCCGTAAAAAAATCGGAAAGCTCAACGGCGAATGGAAAGATCTTGTTTTGATGGAGAAAAGAAGCGAAA